From the Chryseobacterium fluminis genome, the window TGTAAAACTTCAGGAAGTACAGGAATTCACATTTACATCCCGATGGGAGCACAGTATGATTTTGACCAGGTCAAAGATTTTGCCCATATTTTGATGAAGCAGGTGAATGATAAACTACCGAAGATAACTACATTAGAGAGAAGTCTTCAGAAACGCGATGATAAAAAAATTTATCTTGATTATCTTCAGAACAGAACAGGGCAGACATTGGCAAGCGTATACAGTATAAGGCCCAAAGAGGGAGCTTCTGTTTCTATGCCTCTGGAATGGGAAGAACTGAAACCCGGGTTAAGACCTACAGATTTTAATATTCATAATGCATTGGAAAGAATTAAAGAGAAAGGAGATCTTTTCAAACCGGTTTTAGGGAAAGGAATTGATATGATGAAGGTGCTGGAATTGCTGGGAAATATTGAGTAATTTTTGATATTTTTGTCCGGCCAATTTTCAGCGCATAACAATGAGTGAAGGTATTATAATTGAAATCCCTTTTAATGAAAAAATTGAGAGAGAAAACCAGAGGTTTTTCTTTAAGTATCTTTGGAAAAGAAAGACTACAGAATTAAAGAAAGCTGTTATTTATTCCATCATCTTTTTAGCGATAGGTTTTGCTCCATTAAATGATTTTAAACAAAGCCCATACCTTATATTTTTAAATATGTCGGATTTCTCTATATCGGATATATATTTTTAATCGTATATGAATATATTCTTTCTAAGAAAAAATTTCATAAGGCTGTTGAAGAAAATATACAGGATGTCAAGAGTGATAAAGATCATAAGGTCAGTATTATTTCTCTGAATGAAAACTCGTTAGAAATCAAAACTATCTTTAATAATTTTGGATCTGTCTGGAACAAAATTAATTATAACCTCGTCGATGGTTACCTTATAGTTGGCTTGTTAAAAGGTAATTTAAATTTTGTTTTTACTAAAAATGAATTTAATAATTCTGATTATGAAACGTTGGTAAACTATCTTCAAAAATATTCCAGGCAAGTGAAATAATCATGGCAGCTTCGCCACCACACTCTCAGGCAGTATTTTTAAAATCCAATAAATGAGTTTCCATTTAAAATTCGGAACAATGGTAAAAGAGTTTCCGGCATTGACAATATGCCCGGCTACATAATCCGGCTCCATCATTAATGATTCATTCAATTGTAAACCTTCATTGATCTTCGTTCTTATATACCCTATCACCAAAGCGTTGACTGTAATATTCCTGACGGACAATTCCTGTCTCAATCCGGCCAGATAGGTGGTAAAAGCCGCTTTTGTACTTCCGTAAACGAAATTGCTTTTCCGTCCCCGAACACCTGATAGCGATGATAATCCAACGATTCTTTCTAAATTTCTATTATTGGCATCTGTAGCAATGATATTTAGAATGGAGACCGCTCCCATATAATTCACCAACATCATCTGCTGAGCGCCTCTGAAATCTTTCATGGCTTTTTCATTATCCACCAAAAATCCTGCAGCATAAACAACAATATGTGGTTTTACCGGAAGCTGGTTATAAAATGGCTGATGAGCATCAAAATCAACCGCATCAAAAGACAAAACTTTAACTTTCGAATTCAGATGATTTTCCTGAACAAAATGATCCAACGACCCTGTATTTCTGGAGGCGGCTATCACTGAAAATCCTTTTTGAACGTATTGCCTGATGCATTGTTTGGCTACGTCGGAATTGGCCCCCAGAATAAGAACGGTTTTAGCAGTGTTTTGATTCATGGAACAAAGATATTTTTTAAACGCAAGTTTCACAACTGTTTTCAGGAATAACATAAAACCTATCCTTTAACATTAAAAATAAATTGTAATGATTACGAATTCCGGATTCTACACTTTACTCCGAATCACAGCTTTTTAGGAGTTTGAATTCAGACATTCCTGTAAAAGAATCGGCGCGGTGAGCTTTGCTCACCGCGCCGAAACGTACTGTTTTAAAACTGAAATTTATTTCTTTTCAGTTTCTATTTCTTTTTTGTCTGCTGTGGTTTTTTCAGCAGCTTTTGCTTTATCCCCGAAACGGTTTTCTGTAAACTCTCTTGATACAGCAGCTTTCTCAAATTTTAATTTTCCCGATAATGTTTCGATCACGAAGCCATCATCCTGGATCTGGGCAATTCTCCCGTGCAGACCTGAAGTAAGAACTACCCTGGTTCCGACTTTCAACGTCTCCTGAAAGTTTTTTTCCTGCTTCTGCTTCTTCATCTGAGGTCTTATCATCAAAAAATAAAAACCTACAAACATCACCCCCATCATGATAAGCATCATCGGAGATGAAGAACCCCCGCCCGGAGCTGCCTGTAAAAATATTGATAACATATTCATTGAATTAAGGTTGAATATTTGCAGTAAATGTTAATTTGATAGGTGCTTTTTCTACATTGGCAAATACATCAGCATACTTGCTCACGTTTCCGTCAAAGTTTGAAGAGTCAAAATGTAAGGTGATTTTTCCTTTCTTACCCGGTAAAATCGGATCTTTTGTAAAATCCGGAGCCGTACATCCGCATCCAGGCTTTACTTCAGAGATCACTAAAGGATTAGTTCCCGTATTGGTCACTTCGTACACGTGCTCCACTTTATCTCCCTTTTTGATATTTCCAAAATCAAAATTATTTTCTGATAAAGCAACAGATGTTGTAGGCTGGTTAGAAACCGGTGCAGCGGCAGCTTCTGTAGTAGCAGAGGCAGCTGATGAATCGGCAGGAGCCATATTATCAGTTTGAACAGCAGTAGAATCTGCATTAGCAGTAACTTCTGTTCCTGTAGCTTCTTTTTTACAAGAAACTAAACCAAGGCCTATGATCGACAAGGCGATAATTGATAACGTCTTTTTCATGTTAAATTCTATTTTGATCTTTACAATATTTATCTAAAATTCCATTAATGAAGATATTTGACCGGTCTGTGGCAAATACTTTTGCAATCTCGATATATTCATTAATAACTACTCTTGAAGGCGTAAAAGGAAAATTATCAAGCTCCGCAATAGCCGTAGATAATATTACTTTATCCATTAACGAAACTCTTTCCAGATCCCAGTTCTCCAGTCTTTCTGAAAGTTTCTTTTCATTTGCTTCCCAATTGTTCAGTGTATCTCTTAATAATTTGGCAGCAAATGTTTTATCCTCTTCATCTTTAATCATTTTAATTAAAGTTCTGCTTTCCTCCTCTTCTTTCAGAAACCCGATCGTTTTTTGTACCATTGAATTGGCAATATGAATATCATCATACCATGATAATTCCTTATCTCCAAGATATTCATGGAAATCATCGTTTTCAGCAATATAACGCAAAAATAATTTTCCGATAAATTTCTGATCTTCTTCAAAAGAATATTCATCTTCTTTCATAAAATCCTGATAACGCTTTCCGGCAGTGATTCTCTGAAAGGTTTTCACCAATAAATCATCATGCAGATCCCATTTCAATTGCTTGTGCTGACTTGTAAAGAATAATCTTTCAGGGTTTTCTTCCAGTTTGCGTAACACCTGATTGTTAATGAATTTTTGGTTAGGGTTAATATCAGCATCAGTCTTCAGGTATTTGTTTTTCCCGATTTCGATCTGATTTTCGGCTAAATCTTTTAGCGCAACCAAAAAATTAAGCTGGTAGATGTATAAATAATAGATTTTGTCTATTCCGGAGAATAGATTTTTCTCTAAAACATCAAACTTTAAGGGATTCTGGTAATAAGAATACACAGTTTGTACTACTTTTTCACGGATTTGTCGTCTTCCTAACATTCAAAGAGCTTTTTTATGGCTGCAAAGATATGAAATTTAAAATTGATGAAATTCTTAGTTTACTTGTATTTTCGTAATTTTGTAAACTTTATGAAAGCTTTAAAAACTCTGAACCCTTACTTCTGGAAGCACAAAATATTATTGTTTTGGGGGTTATTATTCATTATTGCCAGTAATTTTTTCAATATATATAAAGTTCAGTTTGTAGGAAAATCAGTGGACGAACTTACAAAAGGAGGCCACCTTGGTTTTAACCGACAGGTATTGATTTACGTTGCTATTATCGTAGGATGTTCTCTTCTTACAGGATTTTTCACTTTTATGATGCGCCAGACGATTATTGTGGCTTCAAGAAGAATTGAATATGAACTTAAAAATAAAATTTACAGGCATTATCAGGATTTGTCTCTGACCGATTACAAACAAACAACAATCGGAGATTTGATGAACAGGCTGAGTGAAGACGTCGTCGCCGTAAGAATGTATCTGGGACCTGGGGTGATGTATGTGGTGAATTTAATTGTTCTTCTGCTGATCACCAGCATTTATATGGTGAAAACGGATGTTTCGATGACCGTGTGGACGTTGCTACCCCTACCCGTACTATCTTTTATCATATTTAAAGTGAGTTCGATTATCAATAAAAAATCGAAGATCATGCAGAAAAGCCAGTCTGCTATCTCCACTTTTGTACAGGATAGTTTTTCCGGAATCCGGGTAGTGAAATTTTTTGCAAAAGAAAAATACATTAAAAATAATTACGGTATTAAAGTAACCGACTATCAGGACAAAGCTCTGGATTTAGCAAAAACTGAAGCCTACTTCTTTACGATTATTCTATTCGTCATCGGATTGCTGAACGTCGCGGTTATTTTGATAGGAGGACAGAAATATATCGCCGGAGAATTGAGTGTCGGGAAAATCGCTGATTTTTTCATGTATATTAATATCCTGATCTGGCCGTTTTCTATGGTCGGATGGGTAACTTCTGTCAATCAGAGAGCGGAAGCTTCCATGCAGAGGATTAATGAATTTATGGATAAGCAATCAGAGATTTTAAATAAAAATTTTGACAAATACCCTATTAAAGGAAATATTGAGTTCAGAAATGTATCTTATACTTATCCGAATACCGGAATTAAAGCCCTTGATCATTTAAGTTTTACCTTAAAGGCGGGTGAATCCCTGGCTATTATGGGCAAGACCGGAAGCGGAAAGTCTACCATTGCTTTATTGCTCTGCAGGTTAATAGATCCTACTGAAGGTGAAATTTTAATTGACGGTAAAAACCTTAAAGAACATAATTTAGAAAATTACCGGAACTTCATCGGATACATTCCACAGGAAAGCTACCTGTTTTCAGATACCATTGAAAATAACATTGGTTTCGCCATCGATGATCCTACTCACGAAAAGGTAGTTGAATATGCTAAGATTGCAGATGTAGATAAGAATATCATTGAGTTCAAAGAACAGTATAAAACACTCGTTGGTGAACGTGGCGTCATGCTTTCGGGAGGTCAGAAACAGAGAATCTGTATCGCCAGAGCCCTGATTAAAGACCCGAAAATCATTATTTTCGACGATTCACTTTCTGCGCTGGATACTGAGACCGAACAGAACATCCTTGAGAATATAGATGCTAAAATTCACAATGCAACATCTATAATCATCACACACAGAGAGTCTAGCGCTCAGAGAGCCGATAAAATTATTAATCTTACCGAAATTACCAATTCTGTAACTGCATAGCTCATTTGTTCACAAATGTTAAATAAATCATAAAAAAAATTTTGTGATTAAAAGAAAACTTTTATATTTGTTCTTAACAAGATTAAAAAATATCTAACAATGAGTGAATACAAGGAACGCCATGAAAATGAAATTTTCACGAAGGTGTTAAAAGCAGGGAGAAGAACTTATTTCTTTGATGTGCGTGAGACGAAAGCAGGAGATTATTATCTTACGATTACCGAAAGTAAAAAGAACTTCGGAGAGAATGGAGAGGCTACATTCGAGAAACACAAAATTTATCTTTATAAAGAAGATTTTAAAAGTTTTCAGGAGATGTTTAATGAATCCACAGATTTCATCATTAACGAGAAGGGTGAGGATGTAATATCAGAAAAGCATGACAAAGACTTCAAAAGCAAATCTTTCACTATAGATTCTGACGACGAAGTCTAAGCCAAACAATACTTAAAAACACAAGCATCTGAAAAAAGATGCTTTTTTTATGTTAAACAAGATTCACTTATAATAACAAAACGGTACACTTTTCAGCAGTGTACCGTTTTTATTTAAAACTGAGTACAG encodes:
- a CDS encoding DUF1573 domain-containing protein — protein: MKKTLSIIALSIIGLGLVSCKKEATGTEVTANADSTAVQTDNMAPADSSAASATTEAAAAPVSNQPTTSVALSENNFDFGNIKKGDKVEHVYEVTNTGTNPLVISEVKPGCGCTAPDFTKDPILPGKKGKITLHFDSSNFDGNVSKYADVFANVEKAPIKLTFTANIQP
- a CDS encoding SDR family NAD(P)-dependent oxidoreductase; this encodes MNQNTAKTVLILGANSDVAKQCIRQYVQKGFSVIAASRNTGSLDHFVQENHLNSKVKVLSFDAVDFDAHQPFYNQLPVKPHIVVYAAGFLVDNEKAMKDFRGAQQMMLVNYMGAVSILNIIATDANNRNLERIVGLSSLSGVRGRKSNFVYGSTKAAFTTYLAGLRQELSVRNITVNALVIGYIRTKINEGLQLNESLMMEPDYVAGHIVNAGNSFTIVPNFKWKLIYWILKILPESVVAKLP
- the yajC gene encoding preprotein translocase subunit YajC → MLSIFLQAAPGGGSSSPMMLIMMGVMFVGFYFLMIRPQMKKQKQEKNFQETLKVGTRVVLTSGLHGRIAQIQDDGFVIETLSGKLKFEKAAVSREFTENRFGDKAKAAEKTTADKKEIETEKK
- a CDS encoding DUF3276 family protein, with product MSEYKERHENEIFTKVLKAGRRTYFFDVRETKAGDYYLTITESKKNFGENGEATFEKHKIYLYKEDFKSFQEMFNESTDFIINEKGEDVISEKHDKDFKSKSFTIDSDDEV
- the nusB gene encoding transcription antitermination factor NusB, whose translation is MLGRRQIREKVVQTVYSYYQNPLKFDVLEKNLFSGIDKIYYLYIYQLNFLVALKDLAENQIEIGKNKYLKTDADINPNQKFINNQVLRKLEENPERLFFTSQHKQLKWDLHDDLLVKTFQRITAGKRYQDFMKEDEYSFEEDQKFIGKLFLRYIAENDDFHEYLGDKELSWYDDIHIANSMVQKTIGFLKEEEESRTLIKMIKDEEDKTFAAKLLRDTLNNWEANEKKLSERLENWDLERVSLMDKVILSTAIAELDNFPFTPSRVVINEYIEIAKVFATDRSNIFINGILDKYCKDQNRI
- a CDS encoding ABC transporter ATP-binding protein, with translation MKALKTLNPYFWKHKILLFWGLLFIIASNFFNIYKVQFVGKSVDELTKGGHLGFNRQVLIYVAIIVGCSLLTGFFTFMMRQTIIVASRRIEYELKNKIYRHYQDLSLTDYKQTTIGDLMNRLSEDVVAVRMYLGPGVMYVVNLIVLLLITSIYMVKTDVSMTVWTLLPLPVLSFIIFKVSSIINKKSKIMQKSQSAISTFVQDSFSGIRVVKFFAKEKYIKNNYGIKVTDYQDKALDLAKTEAYFFTIILFVIGLLNVAVILIGGQKYIAGELSVGKIADFFMYINILIWPFSMVGWVTSVNQRAEASMQRINEFMDKQSEILNKNFDKYPIKGNIEFRNVSYTYPNTGIKALDHLSFTLKAGESLAIMGKTGSGKSTIALLLCRLIDPTEGEILIDGKNLKEHNLENYRNFIGYIPQESYLFSDTIENNIGFAIDDPTHEKVVEYAKIADVDKNIIEFKEQYKTLVGERGVMLSGGQKQRICIARALIKDPKIIIFDDSLSALDTETEQNILENIDAKIHNATSIIITHRESSAQRADKIINLTEITNSVTA